One part of the Lotus japonicus ecotype B-129 chromosome 2, LjGifu_v1.2 genome encodes these proteins:
- the LOC130740763 gene encoding probable galacturonosyltransferase-like 2: MKSTTIRHAFHFYLLLFLCSHATCHTTTTATTVQRFKQAPKFYNAPTCATIHPTDTLCTSSDDGVHVAMTLDTTYLRGSMAAILSVLQHSSCPENIIFHFVTRTPSSATVLENSFPYLKFQIYPFDDNAVSGFISTSIRSALDCPLNYARNYLATLLPTCVHRIVYLDSDLVLVDDIAKLAATHLPDNTVIAAPEYCNADFTAYFTPTFWSNPSLSLTFEGRNPCYFNTGVMVIDLERWRAGDYTTKIQEWMELQKRMRIYELGSLPPFLLVFAGNIGLVDHRWNQHGLGGDNFHGLCRDLHPGPVSLLHWSGKGKPWARLDANRPCPLDALWAPYDLLQTSFSLEA; the protein is encoded by the coding sequence ATGAAATCCACCACCATTCGCCATGCCTTTCATTTctacctcctcctcttcctctgtAGTCACGCCACGTgtcacaccaccaccaccgccaccaccgtacAACGCTTCAAACAAGCCCCCAAATTCTACAACGCCCCAACCTGCGCCACCATACACCCCACCGACACACTATGCACCTCCTCCGATGATGGAGTCCACGTGGCAATGACGCTGGACACCACCTACCTCCGTGGCTCCATGGCAGCGATCCTCTCCGTCCTCCAACACTCCTCCTGTCCAGAAAATATCATCTTCCATTTTGTAACCAGAACCCCTTCCTCCGCCACCGTCCTCGAGAACTCCTTCCCGTATCTCAAATTCCAAATCTACCCCTTCGACGACAACGCCGTTTCGGGATTCATCTCCACCTCCATCCGCTCCGCCCTCGATTGCCCTCTCAATTACGCCCGCAACTACCTGGCCACCCTCCTTCCAACCTGCGTTCACCGGATCGTCTACCTCGACTCCGACCTCGTCCTCGTCGACGACATTGCCAAGCTCGCCGCCACGCATCTACCGGATAACACCGTCATCGCCGCGCCGGAGTACTGCAACGCCGACTTCACTGCCTATTTCACTCCCACCTTCTGGTCTAATCCTTCCCTCTCGCTCACGTTTGAAGGTCGCAACCCTTGCTACTTCAATACCGGCGTCATGGTCATCGACTTAGAGCGGTGGCGGGCAGGGGACTACACGACCAAGATCCAGGAGTGGATGGAGCTTCAAAAGAGGATGCGGATCTACGAGCTGGGATCTTTGCCGCCGTTTTTGTTAGTGTTCGCTGGGAACATAGGCCTGGTGGATCACCGGTGGAACCAGCACGGGCTCGGTGGGGATAATTTTCACGGGCTTTGCAGGGATTTGCATCCGGGCCCGGTTAGCCTGCTGCATTGGAGTGGGAAGGGGAAACCGTGGGCCAGGCTCGACGCGAACCGCCCTTGCCCGCTGGATGCCTTATGGGCTCCCTATGATCTTCTCCAGACATCTTTTTCGCTCGAGGCTTAg